The Leadbettera azotonutricia ZAS-9 genome has a window encoding:
- a CDS encoding response regulator transcription factor codes for MKMLSPVLLVSRSESLNLLGIYLLKQLHLRRVMATTKGGRDLNRLISMLSPELILFDAVFYLSATPRRIGLLLKDRPDLNIAVINVNSYQAEGLVEFLRFGVKSVIDFNSGLSSFRRALKKVLRNEAYISGNVEEAYEALPDDIPDLKLDLTDRQEDVKRLILDGKSSKEIADTLGVSVKTVEIHKKALFTSYCVKNSLGLFKQCFLLDEIRRDDLCM; via the coding sequence ATGAAAATGCTTAGTCCGGTTCTGCTGGTAAGCCGCTCGGAAAGTCTGAACCTTCTGGGTATCTACCTGCTGAAACAGTTGCATTTGCGGCGTGTTATGGCAACCACCAAAGGGGGCAGAGACCTTAACCGGCTTATTAGTATGTTAAGCCCTGAACTTATCTTGTTCGACGCTGTGTTTTATTTGAGTGCTACGCCTCGCCGGATTGGTCTTTTATTAAAGGATCGGCCTGACCTGAATATTGCGGTGATCAATGTCAATTCGTATCAAGCGGAAGGGCTGGTAGAATTTCTACGGTTCGGTGTAAAGAGCGTTATTGATTTTAACTCCGGGTTAAGCTCGTTTCGCCGGGCACTAAAAAAGGTGCTCCGTAATGAAGCGTATATTTCCGGCAATGTTGAGGAAGCCTACGAAGCCTTGCCCGATGATATACCGGATTTGAAACTTGATTTGACGGACCGGCAGGAAGATGTTAAGCGCCTGATTCTGGATGGGAAAAGCAGTAAGGAAATTGCGGATACCCTGGGGGTTAGTGTTAAAACCGTGGAGATTCATAAGAAGGCGCTTTTTACGTCCTACTGTGTGAAGAATAGTTTAGGGCTTTTTAAGCAGTGTTTTTTGCTGGATGAGATACGCCGGGATGATTTGTGTATGTAA
- a CDS encoding tyrosine-type recombinase/integrase — translation MRVKANFTVFPRKMATGKVIYYYQAYDEDGFRINPHSTGESLKTLAVKKCQQLMKDGLLLPAERKKIKTFAEFAEGWWEWDTCQYLKAKKYRKGLTQAYVDTCKRHTKNWILPYFGKMRLDRITREDCDRFLTNLPEQEKKGQKPKDAGVLTPGTVKKLKTSSANVIYGILRLMLKQAVAEKLILFNPAETVEELTAEGKVVEILTPTEARDMFTPKMKSAVPLLEGPDQAGKEKKDLRKFAFAHELAQVANMTAAVTGMRIGEVLGLKGSCIFENYIRVAGQYDTKHNYRQTKTKKVRQIPTSRTVLDPLDKLKALNGDGFLFSDDGGASPISRYMFNKALAAGLSKIGIDEDEKKQRNLTPHAWRHFFNTTLRVNNVADAKTRAVIGHVTEQMTERYTDFDTTTFTEIADVQDHILLSETPAVSGTGEPARQPGRVRRYTTGRHEARRALVTVHRKKHRHG, via the coding sequence ATGAGAGTTAAGGCGAATTTTACGGTTTTTCCACGCAAGATGGCTACTGGCAAGGTGATTTATTATTACCAAGCCTATGATGAGGACGGGTTCAGGATTAACCCCCATTCCACGGGGGAGAGCCTCAAGACCCTGGCGGTTAAGAAGTGCCAACAGCTTATGAAGGACGGGTTGCTGCTTCCGGCGGAGCGCAAGAAGATAAAGACCTTTGCGGAGTTTGCGGAAGGATGGTGGGAATGGGATACCTGCCAATACCTGAAAGCCAAGAAGTATCGCAAGGGGCTGACCCAAGCCTATGTCGATACCTGCAAGCGGCATACAAAAAATTGGATACTGCCCTACTTTGGGAAAATGCGGCTTGACCGGATTACCCGTGAAGATTGCGACAGGTTCCTGACGAACTTACCGGAACAGGAAAAGAAGGGGCAGAAACCCAAGGATGCCGGGGTCTTAACGCCGGGTACGGTGAAAAAACTTAAAACATCATCGGCTAATGTGATTTACGGGATTTTGCGGCTTATGCTGAAACAGGCGGTTGCGGAAAAGCTGATACTGTTTAACCCTGCTGAAACAGTCGAGGAATTGACCGCCGAGGGGAAAGTAGTTGAAATCCTGACACCCACCGAAGCACGGGATATGTTTACCCCGAAAATGAAAAGCGCCGTTCCCTTGCTGGAAGGGCCGGATCAAGCAGGGAAGGAAAAAAAGGATTTACGGAAATTTGCCTTTGCCCATGAATTAGCGCAAGTTGCCAACATGACGGCGGCGGTAACGGGTATGCGGATCGGGGAAGTGCTGGGGCTTAAAGGTTCCTGCATCTTTGAAAACTATATCAGGGTGGCGGGGCAATATGATACCAAACACAACTACCGACAAACTAAGACTAAAAAGGTACGGCAGATACCCACTTCCCGTACTGTTCTTGATCCGCTGGACAAACTAAAAGCATTGAACGGGGACGGGTTCTTGTTCTCCGATGACGGCGGGGCTTCCCCCATCTCCCGGTATATGTTTAATAAGGCGCTGGCGGCGGGACTTTCCAAGATTGGCATTGACGAGGACGAAAAGAAACAGCGGAACTTAACGCCCCATGCGTGGCGGCATTTCTTCAACACCACCCTGCGGGTTAATAATGTTGCTGACGCTAAAACCCGTGCGGTTATCGGCCATGTTACCGAGCAAATGACCGAGCGTTATACTGATTTTGATACCACTACCTTCACCGAAATTGCTGATGTTCAAGACCATATCTTATTATCAGAAACCCCTGCGGTTAGCGGGACCGGGGAACCGGCAAGGCAACCGGGCCGGGTCCGGCGATATACTACCGGGCGGCATGAAGCAAGGCGGGCGCTGGTAACGGTTCACCGGAAAAAACACCGGCACGGCTAA
- a CDS encoding transcriptional regulator, which produces MISSIEEGQREVKDRLISLVCFVFGANEHWIKTGKGTMFDTPKNERLERIIYHFNNLDENSQDFVLQHLDLLIKYREKEGIK; this is translated from the coding sequence ATGATTAGCTCCATCGAGGAAGGGCAGCGGGAAGTAAAGGACCGCCTTATTTCTTTGGTCTGTTTTGTTTTTGGGGCAAATGAACATTGGATTAAAACCGGCAAAGGAACCATGTTCGATACTCCTAAAAATGAACGGCTGGAACGGATTATTTACCATTTCAATAATTTAGACGAAAACTCCCAGGATTTTGTTTTGCAACATCTGGATCTGCTTATAAAATACCGGGAAAAAGAGGGTATAAAGTAA
- a CDS encoding helix-turn-helix domain-containing protein has translation MKEQKREIHERIIEVRKALGLSQKEFGKRINVSQGYFSNIELQERKINDRIILLICSVYGVNEDWLKNGAGEMFNNGVDLKIDKIVRDFRKLDGLLQDYVMQQIDLAVKYHEKKNGDKK, from the coding sequence TTGAAAGAACAGAAACGGGAAATACACGAGCGCATTATTGAAGTACGGAAAGCCCTGGGGCTGTCTCAAAAGGAATTCGGGAAGCGGATCAACGTAAGCCAGGGATACTTTAGTAATATCGAGTTGCAGGAACGGAAAATCAATGACCGGATTATCTTATTGATATGCTCGGTATATGGGGTGAATGAAGATTGGTTAAAGAACGGGGCCGGGGAGATGTTCAACAATGGAGTTGACCTTAAAATTGATAAGATTGTCCGGGACTTTCGGAAACTGGACGGGCTTTTACAGGACTATGTTATGCAACAGATAGATTTGGCGGTTAAATACCATGAAAAGAAAAACGGGGATAAAAAGTAA
- a CDS encoding IS3 family transposase, giving the protein MGRRKRYSPEQKVNILREVLEEGKTMSEAAAKYEIHPSMILAWRKQLFEGALNLFEIKRTDITEKAQGKKSKALEAKIAEKDNVIAELAQEVLELKKKESWPELGTSKMSLEKRQLIEREVRRLCLKTGIAMLTLAGFAGVPERTWREWQARRNQETRHNGHIPREHWLTPAETEAIVAYCQSRMKLGYRVLCWQMVDEDVAAASPSSVYNVLKRSGLTKKWAELAEEKKKGFDQPQGVHEHWHIDFSYIRIDGAFYYFISVLDGYSRMILGWDLCRNMDGLNAEILISRTHERHPEARPRIISDNGGQFVSKDFRDLIMLLELEQTFTAPAHPQSNGKLERFHRTFKTEHVRQAAYFGYEDAKARMGRWIKYYNEKRLHGSIYYLSPLDVFEGRTYIRLAERRQKLHSAYIQRQSYWQNQNAGL; this is encoded by the coding sequence ATGGGCAGAAGAAAGCGGTACAGTCCTGAGCAGAAGGTGAACATCCTGCGGGAGGTTCTGGAAGAGGGCAAGACGATGAGCGAGGCGGCGGCCAAGTACGAGATCCACCCGAGCATGATCCTGGCCTGGAGGAAACAGCTCTTCGAGGGGGCGCTCAATCTCTTTGAGATCAAGCGCACAGACATAACCGAGAAGGCGCAGGGGAAGAAGTCCAAGGCGTTGGAAGCCAAGATAGCGGAGAAGGACAACGTCATAGCGGAGCTGGCCCAGGAAGTCCTGGAGCTAAAAAAAAAAGAGAGTTGGCCAGAGTTAGGGACAAGCAAGATGAGCCTCGAGAAACGGCAGTTGATAGAGCGGGAGGTGCGGCGCCTTTGCCTAAAGACCGGCATAGCCATGCTGACCCTGGCAGGCTTCGCCGGGGTGCCGGAACGCACCTGGAGGGAATGGCAGGCACGGCGCAACCAGGAGACGAGGCATAACGGGCATATACCCCGGGAGCATTGGCTGACCCCTGCCGAAACAGAGGCCATCGTTGCGTACTGCCAGAGCCGGATGAAGCTTGGATACCGGGTGTTGTGCTGGCAGATGGTAGACGAGGATGTGGCGGCGGCATCCCCCTCCAGCGTCTACAACGTGCTGAAACGCAGCGGCTTGACGAAGAAGTGGGCAGAACTGGCCGAGGAGAAGAAAAAAGGGTTTGACCAGCCTCAAGGGGTACACGAACATTGGCATATTGATTTTTCATACATCAGGATTGACGGGGCCTTTTATTATTTCATCAGCGTTCTTGACGGATACAGCCGGATGATCCTGGGCTGGGACTTATGCCGGAACATGGACGGGCTTAATGCGGAGATTCTCATCTCCCGGACGCATGAAAGACACCCGGAGGCCAGGCCGCGCATTATCAGCGACAACGGCGGCCAGTTTGTTTCGAAAGACTTTCGTGATTTGATAATGCTTCTTGAGCTGGAACAAACATTTACCGCCCCGGCGCATCCGCAGAGCAACGGCAAACTCGAACGCTTCCACCGGACATTCAAAACCGAGCATGTGAGGCAGGCTGCTTATTTCGGCTATGAAGATGCCAAAGCCAGGATGGGCCGCTGGATAAAATATTACAACGAAAAGCGGCTCCACGGCTCGATTTATTATTTAAGTCCCCTTGATGTTTTTGAGGGGAGGACTTATATTCGTCTTGCAGAGCGCAGACAAAAACTGCATTCTGCATATATTCAAAGACAGAGCTACTGGCAAAATCAAAATGCCGGACTCTGA
- a CDS encoding phage terminase large subunit: MTVFKPTTVQRQALKLVKGGAKHILLFGGSRSGKTTVLVMVIIYRAIRFASSRHLICRYRAKDARSSVLRETLLPALTNTVGTNRYNYLAHESMITLFNGSEIWIGGLGDREQADKILGHEYNTIYFNEISQLSYISVTTAYSRLAMRVPGCRNLFLYDCNPGSPLHWAYRIFIRKQQFLNGEPLVKPELYASMILNPADNAEHLPDDYISDVLGAMPEKQKARFRDGAWVKAEGVIYELFDESMILKAADMPKDYDRICAGQDFGLNITNVKIGWVHEVVYVIADYGAFNMTTKSFNEELTARHWFDLGPDSFSFPVYCDPAGGERIQEITGGVKANNSVESGIDFINAKIERGQFFVADGCTGVLSEIWDYCRDEAGEIIKVNDHFMDALRYAVFSDVQQGVIAQ, from the coding sequence ATGACGGTGTTTAAGCCCACTACGGTACAACGGCAAGCGTTAAAACTGGTAAAGGGCGGCGCAAAACATATCTTGTTGTTTGGCGGTTCCCGGTCGGGCAAGACTACGGTGCTGGTGATGGTGATCATCTACCGGGCGATCCGCTTTGCGAGTTCCCGGCATTTGATTTGCCGTTACCGGGCCAAGGATGCCCGAAGTTCCGTACTGCGGGAAACGCTTTTACCGGCCCTTACCAATACCGTTGGGACTAACCGCTATAACTATCTGGCACATGAAAGCATGATTACCCTTTTCAACGGGTCGGAGATTTGGATTGGCGGATTAGGGGATCGGGAACAAGCGGATAAAATCCTGGGGCATGAATATAATACGATCTACTTCAATGAGATTTCGCAGCTTAGTTATATTTCGGTTACTACGGCCTATTCCCGGTTGGCTATGCGGGTGCCGGGGTGCCGGAATTTGTTTCTGTACGACTGCAACCCTGGAAGCCCTTTGCATTGGGCTTACCGGATTTTCATTCGCAAGCAGCAATTCCTAAACGGGGAACCGCTGGTAAAGCCGGAACTGTACGCCTCGATGATACTTAATCCGGCTGATAATGCGGAGCATTTGCCCGATGACTATATTTCCGATGTGCTGGGGGCCATGCCGGAAAAACAAAAGGCACGGTTCCGGGATGGGGCGTGGGTTAAGGCCGAGGGCGTGATCTATGAGCTTTTCGATGAATCCATGATTTTGAAAGCAGCGGATATGCCCAAGGACTATGACCGGATTTGTGCAGGACAGGACTTCGGCCTGAATATTACGAATGTAAAAATCGGCTGGGTGCATGAGGTTGTTTATGTGATTGCCGACTACGGTGCTTTCAACATGACCACTAAATCTTTTAACGAAGAACTTACCGCCCGCCATTGGTTTGATCTGGGGCCTGATAGTTTCAGTTTTCCGGTGTACTGCGATCCGGCTGGCGGGGAACGGATACAGGAAATTACCGGGGGCGTTAAAGCAAATAACAGCGTTGAAAGCGGAATTGATTTTATCAATGCGAAGATAGAACGGGGACAATTTTTTGTCGCCGATGGCTGTACTGGCGTTCTTTCGGAGATTTGGGATTACTGTCGGGATGAGGCGGGAGAAATAATCAAGGTCAATGATCATTTTATGGATGCCCTCCGGTATGCGGTGTTTTCCGATGTGCAGCAGGGGGTAATAGCGCAATGA
- a CDS encoding HK97 family phage prohead protease, whose product MLIRYKSGEFKELDGKGILQFLGVTPEGQTVKVPSDIELIAPVPFALSGGNFVGCSDGEGGGGVPWVFSSFDLDRMGERIDPSGWDFSCYLKNPVIQWAHCFDIPAIGRAENIVADEKGLRGIIIFNGKEFDPFGWGIGERVKAGVIRAGSVGFRPIEIEIPSKKDGEDGTSLIFRKQELLEFSVCNVPANPYALATARHKEISNRKSSSDFWGGFIQKC is encoded by the coding sequence ATGTTAATTCGTTATAAGAGCGGGGAATTTAAGGAATTGGACGGTAAAGGGATTTTACAATTCCTTGGGGTTACACCGGAGGGGCAGACCGTAAAGGTGCCGTCTGACATTGAGTTGATTGCCCCTGTGCCGTTTGCTCTTTCCGGGGGGAACTTCGTTGGATGTTCCGATGGGGAAGGCGGCGGCGGTGTACCGTGGGTCTTTTCAAGTTTTGACTTGGATCGTATGGGGGAACGGATTGATCCCTCTGGTTGGGACTTTTCATGTTATTTGAAAAACCCGGTTATCCAGTGGGCGCATTGCTTTGACATTCCGGCGATTGGCCGGGCGGAAAACATTGTTGCCGATGAAAAGGGGCTGCGGGGGATTATCATTTTTAACGGCAAGGAATTTGATCCCTTTGGCTGGGGTATCGGGGAACGAGTCAAGGCCGGAGTAATCCGGGCGGGGTCGGTGGGGTTCCGCCCTATCGAGATAGAAATTCCGTCAAAAAAGGATGGTGAAGATGGAACGTCATTGATTTTCAGAAAACAGGAACTTTTGGAATTCAGTGTGTGCAATGTTCCGGCGAATCCTTATGCCTTGGCAACAGCAAGGCATAAGGAAATTAGTAACAGGAAATCAAGCTCCGATTTTTGGGGTGGATTTATACAAAAATGCTAA
- a CDS encoding phage major capsid protein: MGKELIAAIKAKLAAMKKVEASGFTDQSKAAEYFREKEFILEEIVKTLEAVSDGQEAETEALKATVKSLRDELKTKAAYPKELTRRELCYNIGRGIAAAWARNHKALADLSFSPNFKADNWTNPRDVSWGEKGWNVNEKAALGSPMGNMATNDQYLINPIYETEIMTDAAKKSVMMGLVRHRPMMGPSIFLPTRDRGGVQLHWLTAYGQQITGSKPQGAQRVELKAYTLAGYIPWYDEFEEDVFIDLGTMFMEEFTEAYAVEFDRQCLLADDDPFTGAMAVDGAEEVEIAGADINGLTWKDFRDAVYRVPAEERKDCAWFLHETVLNHIANIEDADGRPIWRHPTEAMPGKLDLYPYHEVSIMPQIGAVENDTAFAIFMNPKRIQHGNRKGIEIKKFDGTTESMEYGELFLRFRKRDGFLVTRPSGNMVILKTKP, translated from the coding sequence ATGGGTAAAGAACTAATTGCGGCGATAAAGGCGAAGCTGGCGGCTATGAAAAAGGTCGAGGCTTCGGGTTTTACCGATCAGAGTAAGGCGGCGGAATACTTCCGGGAAAAAGAGTTTATCCTTGAAGAAATCGTCAAGACCTTGGAGGCGGTTTCCGATGGGCAGGAGGCGGAGACCGAAGCCCTGAAAGCCACGGTCAAGAGTCTGCGGGATGAGCTTAAAACGAAGGCGGCCTACCCCAAAGAACTGACCCGGCGGGAATTGTGCTACAACATTGGCAGGGGGATTGCGGCGGCCTGGGCGAGGAACCACAAGGCCCTTGCCGATTTGTCTTTTTCGCCGAACTTCAAGGCGGATAACTGGACTAATCCCCGTGATGTTAGTTGGGGGGAAAAGGGCTGGAACGTCAATGAAAAGGCAGCCCTCGGCTCGCCGATGGGGAACATGGCAACCAATGATCAATACCTCATCAATCCGATTTACGAAACGGAAATCATGACTGACGCTGCCAAAAAATCGGTAATGATGGGGCTGGTGCGTCATAGGCCGATGATGGGGCCTTCTATCTTCCTGCCGACACGGGACCGGGGCGGGGTTCAGCTTCACTGGCTTACTGCCTACGGGCAGCAGATCACGGGGAGCAAGCCCCAGGGGGCGCAGCGGGTTGAACTGAAAGCCTATACGCTGGCCGGGTATATCCCTTGGTACGATGAATTTGAGGAGGATGTTTTTATCGATCTGGGGACTATGTTCATGGAGGAATTCACCGAAGCCTATGCGGTGGAATTTGACCGTCAATGTTTGCTTGCCGATGATGATCCCTTTACCGGGGCAATGGCGGTGGATGGGGCGGAGGAGGTTGAAATTGCCGGGGCGGATATAAACGGCTTGACGTGGAAGGACTTCCGGGACGCTGTTTACCGGGTTCCTGCGGAGGAACGCAAGGATTGTGCGTGGTTCCTGCATGAAACGGTCCTTAACCACATTGCCAACATTGAGGACGCTGACGGGCGGCCAATTTGGAGGCATCCTACGGAGGCCATGCCGGGCAAGCTCGATCTGTATCCGTATCATGAGGTTTCCATCATGCCGCAGATCGGGGCGGTTGAAAACGATACGGCTTTTGCGATCTTTATGAACCCTAAAAGAATTCAACACGGAAACCGGAAGGGGATCGAGATCAAAAAATTTGACGGTACAACCGAAAGCATGGAATACGGGGAACTATTCCTGCGGTTCCGCAAGCGGGACGGGTTTTTGGTTACACGGCCATCGGGGAATATGGTCATACTGAAAACAAAACCATAA
- a CDS encoding phage portal protein produces MNIAVSILIRNIARAEFGLIRGGNEVTSGPLYELFRRPNRMVSGYDLWKETAAWWYLEGEAFWWFGPDYDGGLPHEIYILDPRRVRHEGVTAGGVYDPFHQLNKRWFFQTDTDLIPILTDELIQFRDWNPWNPVRGVNPLIALSLELEQDYYANKANSQLLKNNAVPMGILKTDQTIRPEEADALEKRWESKYGAVKANRKIAVLGKGTSFEPLSFTPEVVKLFELKRWNLYTILAKYGIPPRVANISDKSTALSGKDTQEQHSAFWQYTLIPTLRQFENILETQFFIRFGLRETGKFNLGDIPELQESEDAQSNRDIAEINAGLKTINEVLQERGKDKKPWGDVWYRPKNMIPTTGGKGGDNENA; encoded by the coding sequence GTGAACATTGCGGTAAGTATTTTGATCCGCAATATTGCCCGTGCGGAATTTGGTTTGATCCGAGGGGGTAACGAGGTAACAAGCGGGCCGCTGTATGAACTGTTCCGAAGGCCGAACCGCATGGTGTCCGGCTATGATCTTTGGAAGGAAACGGCGGCTTGGTGGTATCTGGAAGGCGAGGCGTTCTGGTGGTTTGGGCCGGATTACGATGGCGGGTTGCCGCATGAAATTTACATTCTTGATCCGAGACGGGTGCGGCATGAAGGTGTTACGGCGGGGGGCGTATATGATCCATTTCATCAACTAAACAAGCGGTGGTTTTTTCAGACTGATACCGATCTGATACCTATTTTGACTGACGAATTGATCCAGTTCCGGGACTGGAACCCCTGGAATCCGGTACGGGGGGTTAATCCGCTTATTGCCCTTTCCCTGGAACTGGAACAGGACTACTACGCCAATAAAGCAAATTCCCAATTACTAAAAAATAATGCGGTCCCGATGGGGATACTGAAAACTGATCAGACTATCAGGCCGGAAGAAGCTGACGCATTAGAGAAGCGGTGGGAAAGCAAATACGGGGCGGTAAAGGCGAACCGGAAAATTGCGGTACTCGGCAAGGGAACCAGTTTTGAACCGCTGTCCTTTACCCCGGAAGTGGTAAAACTGTTCGAGCTTAAACGCTGGAACCTCTACACTATTTTAGCAAAGTACGGCATCCCGCCACGGGTTGCCAATATATCAGACAAGTCAACGGCACTGTCCGGGAAGGATACCCAGGAACAGCATAGCGCCTTCTGGCAATATACCTTAATTCCAACATTACGACAATTTGAAAACATTCTGGAGACTCAATTTTTTATCCGCTTTGGATTGCGCGAAACCGGAAAATTTAACCTGGGTGATATACCTGAACTACAGGAAAGCGAAGATGCTCAAAGCAACCGGGATATTGCGGAAATCAATGCGGGATTAAAGACAATCAATGAAGTGTTACAGGAAAGGGGGAAGGATAAGAAGCCCTGGGGTGATGTGTGGTATCGACCCAAAAATATGATACCCACTACCGGGGGCAAGGGAGGGGACAATGAAAATGCTTAG
- a CDS encoding DUF4238 domain-containing protein produces the protein MKKLNHYVWQHYLKPWTDKNGKIVCKNKGKLLVAGTKGFASENYFYKLQMLTIDDIQFIKKIFFNDMNKIILEVDKQWLARFLWANEIISIKDKIEDSNILEEIDKLIKEFNEDIHTDIENNSIKYLNFLYKKDISFYNTDQGNIDFNIFLSEQYFRTKPMKEIMMKTHIEIKNVNYENCWNLVSHILAINLAATLSMQRNHFKCVLLNNNTDIPFLTSDQPVVNIAADKNNLRKLTINEFEFYYPITPNLALLICLKENFLGTGNILDLEEINVKNYNAKMISQCGGILFSNSKKGLV, from the coding sequence GTGAAGAAATTAAACCATTATGTATGGCAACATTATTTAAAGCCGTGGACAGATAAGAATGGAAAAATTGTTTGTAAAAACAAAGGGAAATTACTTGTTGCCGGTACAAAGGGTTTTGCAAGTGAGAATTATTTTTATAAATTACAAATGTTAACTATAGATGATATCCAGTTTATTAAAAAAATATTCTTTAACGATATGAATAAAATAATATTAGAAGTTGATAAACAATGGCTAGCAAGGTTTTTATGGGCAAATGAGATAATAAGCATAAAGGATAAAATTGAAGACAGTAACATTTTAGAGGAAATAGATAAACTAATTAAAGAATTCAATGAAGATATACATACTGATATTGAAAATAATTCTATAAAGTATTTAAATTTCTTATACAAGAAAGATATTTCATTTTATAATACTGACCAGGGAAACATTGATTTTAATATCTTCTTAAGCGAACAATATTTTAGAACAAAACCAATGAAAGAAATAATGATGAAAACACACATTGAAATAAAAAATGTAAATTATGAGAATTGCTGGAATCTTGTTTCTCATATTTTGGCAATAAATCTGGCGGCAACATTATCTATGCAAAGAAATCATTTTAAATGTGTTTTATTAAATAATAATACGGATATTCCATTTTTAACATCTGACCAGCCAGTTGTAAATATTGCCGCCGACAAAAACAATTTAAGAAAATTAACGATAAATGAATTTGAATTTTATTATCCAATAACTCCAAACCTAGCACTCTTAATATGTTTGAAAGAGAATTTTCTCGGAACAGGGAATATTTTAGATCTAGAAGAAATAAACGTAAAAAATTATAATGCAAAAATGATAAGTCAATGTGGAGGCATTCTATTTTCCAATAGTAAAAAAGGATTAGTTTAA
- a CDS encoding helix-turn-helix domain-containing protein: MVEQLLDINDVAKLTKLSVAAIRKYVFLHQIPFHKIFKAIRFRPSEIDVWINTGGKVAVKPLAGEELYLTAGDGQQDGVPGEELPEGGRDGTY; encoded by the coding sequence GTGGTTGAACAATTATTAGACATTAACGATGTGGCGAAGCTGACCAAGTTAAGTGTGGCGGCTATTCGCAAGTATGTGTTTTTACACCAGATACCTTTCCACAAGATTTTTAAGGCGATCCGGTTCCGGCCCTCGGAAATAGATGTGTGGATTAACACGGGCGGGAAGGTGGCAGTAAAGCCGCTTGCGGGGGAGGAGCTTTATTTAACTGCTGGGGATGGACAGCAAGATGGCGTACCGGGGGAGGAACTACCGGAAGGGGGGCGGGATGGAACCTACTGA
- a CDS encoding DUF7222 domain-containing protein has translation MKSITTIQDLVTYIKNNSSWSTATVQNVINSLGYNPADDRPESLKELSGNLADCSKHGADGGFSGFCYHSETIAFFLHNRRDIIKNLELLAEELGEDIIKMVQGFGVFRYATPPTAGEVGKALWDSGKLQDNLTTLYNVFSWFCLEEISHTWFRYLEDNPDYYAELTA, from the coding sequence ATGAAAAGCATTACTACTATTCAGGACTTAGTAACCTATATCAAAAATAATTCCTCATGGTCTACCGCCACCGTTCAAAACGTCATAAACTCTTTAGGGTACAATCCTGCAGATGATCGCCCGGAAAGCCTCAAAGAACTATCCGGCAACCTTGCGGACTGTTCCAAACATGGAGCGGACGGCGGCTTTTCCGGCTTCTGTTACCATTCCGAAACAATCGCCTTTTTCCTCCACAACCGCAGGGACATCATAAAAAACCTGGAACTATTGGCGGAGGAACTAGGGGAGGACATTATAAAAATGGTTCAAGGTTTCGGCGTGTTCCGCTATGCCACACCCCCAACAGCGGGGGAAGTAGGAAAGGCCCTCTGGGATTCAGGCAAACTACAGGACAATTTAACCACCTTGTATAATGTTTTCTCTTGGTTCTGCTTAGAGGAAATCTCCCATACTTGGTTCAGGTACTTGGAAGATAACCCGGATTATTACGCAGAATTAACCGCATAA